One Spinacia oleracea cultivar Varoflay chromosome 4, BTI_SOV_V1, whole genome shotgun sequence DNA segment encodes these proteins:
- the LOC110783739 gene encoding ras-related protein YPT3, which produces MAGYKADDDYDYLFKLVLIGDSGVGKSNLLSRFTKNEFNLESKSTIGVEFATRSLTIENKVIKAQIWDTAGQERYRAITSAYYRGAVGALLVYDVTRKATFENAARWLRELRDHTDPNVVVMLIGNKSDLRHLVAVTTDEGKAFAEQEGLVFMETSALEATNVELAFTEVLTQIHRIVSKKAVEAGDASASAVPSQGESINIKNETSAWKKIGCCSN; this is translated from the exons ATGGCAGGATACAAAGCAGATGATGATTACGATTACCTGTTTAAGCTTGTTTTAATTGGAGATTCAGGTGTGGGTAAATCAAATTTGTTGTCAAGGTTTACAAAAAATGAGTTTAATCTGGAGTCTAAGTCGACTATTGGGGTCGAATTTGCTACTAGGAGCTTGACAATTGAAAACAAGGTCATCAAAGCTCAGATTTGGGACACTGCCGGCCAAGAGAG GTACCGTGCCATAACCAGTGCTTACTATCGAGGAGCAGTTGGAGCTTTGCTTGTGTATGATGTCACCAGGAAAGCTACATTTGAGAATGCTGCAAGGTGGCTGAGAGAACTACGGGATCACACTGATCCAAATGTTGTAGTCATGCTGATTGGTAATAAGTCAGATCTTCGGCATCTGGTAGCTGTTACTACTGATGAAGGGAAGGCTTTTGCTGAGCAAGAGGGTCTTGTTTTCATGGAGACTTCTGCGCTTGAGGCAACTAATGTGGAACTAGCTTTCACTGAGGTTCTTACTCAGATTCATCGTATTGTCAGTAAGAAGGCAGTCGAGGCTGGTGATGCTTCTGCATCGGCTGTTCCATCTCAGGGAGAGAGTATAAATATCAAAAATGAAACCTCAGCTTGGAAGAAAATAGGCTGCTGCTCAAACTAG
- the LOC110783740 gene encoding 2,3-bisphosphoglycerate-independent phosphoglycerate mutase, protein MASFKLADHPKLPKDKILALVVLDGWGEANPDKYNCIHVAETPTMDSLKQGAPEKWRLIRAHGTAVGLPSEDDMGNSEVGHNALGAGRIYAQGAKLVDKALASGKIFDGDGFNYIKDSFETGTVHFIGLLSDGGVHSRLDQLQLLLTGSADRGAKKIRVHVLTDGRDVLDGSSIGFVETLENHLTQLRQKGIDAQIASGGGRMYVTMDRYENDWEVVKRGWDAQVLGEAPYKFKSAVEAVKKLREDTKANDQYLPPFVIVDENEKAVGPIVDGDAVVTFNFRADRMTMLAKALEYENFDNFDRVRYPKIRYAGMLQYDGELKLPNHYLVSPPEIERTSGEYLVHNGVRTFACSETVKFGHVTFFWNGNRSGYFNSEMEEYVEIPSDSGISFNVQPLMKALEIGEKARDAILSRKFHQVRVNIPNGDMVGHTGDVEATVVACKAADEAVKMIFDAIEQVGGIYVVTADHGNAEDMVKRDKKGQPQLDKNGNVQILTSHTLQPVPIAIGGPGLAAGVRFRKDVPDGGLANVAATVINLHGYEAPSDYEPTLIEVADA, encoded by the exons ATGGCATCATTCAAACTTGCAGATCACCCAAAGCTGCCCAAAGATAAGATCTTAGCGCTGGTGGTGCTTGATGGATGGGGCGAAGCTAATCCCGACAAGTACAATTGTATCCATGTTGCGGAAACCCCTACCATGGATTCCCTTAAGCAG GGTGCCCCAGAGAAGTGGAGATTAATTAGGGCTCATGGTACCGCAGTTGGACTTCCATCAGAAGATGACATGGGTAACAGTGAAGTTGGCCACAATGCTTTGGGTGCTGGACGTATATATGCTCAAGG GGCTAAGCTTGTTGACAAAGCTCTTGCCTCTGGTAAAATTTTTGATGGCGATGGTTTTAATTACATCAAGGACTCCTTTGAAACAGGCACAGTGCACTTCATTGGCTTGCTCAGTGATGGGGGTGTTCATTCTCGCCTTGACCAGTTGCAG TTGTTATTGACAGGGTCTGCTGACCGTGGTGCTAAGAAAATCCGTGTTCATGTTCTTACTGATGGTCGTGATGTGTTGGATGGTTCAAGCATAGGCTTTGTTGAAACACTTGAGAACCATCTTACACAGTTACGTCAGAAAGGTATTGATGCCCAGATTGCATCTGGCGGTGGCCGCATGTATGTTACCATGGATCGTTATGAG AATGATTGGGAGGTTGTGAAGCGAGGATGGGATGCTCAAGTGCTTGGTGAAGCTCCATACAAGTTTAAAAGTGCAGTTGAGGCTGTCAAGAAATTGAGGGAGGATACTAAGGCTAACGATCAATACTTACCACCCTTTGTTATTGTGGATGAGAATGAAAAGGCTGTTGGTCCAATAGTTGATGGTGATGCTGTTGTCACTTTTAATTTCCGAGCTGATCGTATGACTATGCTTGCGAAGGCACTtgaatatgaaaattttgataACTTCGACAGAGTTCGATATCCTAAAATTCGTTATGCTGGTATGCTTCAATATGATGGCGAGTTGAAGCTTCCCAATCATTACCTTGTTTCTCCACCAGAAATCGAGAGAACTTCTGGGGAATATTTAGTTCACAATGGTGTACGGACATTTGCTTGCAG TGAAACAGTCAAGTTTGGGCATGTTACCTTTTTCTGGAATGGGAATCGCTCAGGTTACTTTAACTCTGAAATGGAGGAGTATGTTGAAATTCCTAGCGATAGTGGCATTAGTTTCAATGTCCAACCTTTAATGAAGGCTCTGGAGATTGGTGAAAAGGCAAGGGATGCCATTCTGAGCCGCAAATTCCATCAG GTCCGTGTTAACATACCCAATGGTGATATGGTCGGCCATACTGGTGATGTAGAAGCCACAGTTGTGGCTTGCAAGGCTGCCGATGAAGCTGTCAAG ATGATCTTCGATGCAATTGAACAAGTTGGTGGAATATATGTTGTTACTGCTGATCACGGAAACGCTGAAGACATGGTAAAGAGAGACAAGAAAGGGCAGCCTCAACTTGACAAGAATGGAAACGTTCAGATTCTTACATCTCACACATTGCAACCG GTGCCTATTGCAATTGGAGGTCCTGGGCTTGCAGCTGGTGTTAGATTCCGCAAAGATGTACCTGATGGTGGTCTTGCCAATGTAGCTGCCACAGTGATCAACCTACATGGATATGAGGCTCCTAGTGATTACGAGCCAACCCTTATTGAAGTTGCAGACGCATAG
- the LOC110783741 gene encoding probable WRKY transcription factor 65 — protein MVMDNRHRMSSYVSHEQDDPQSSSENGAPDSPFSGDDSRATATAPSPKKSRRSIQKRVVSIPIGDVDGSRSKGESYPPSDSWAWRKYGQKPIKGSPYPRGYYRCSSSKGCPARKQVERSRVDPKMLIITYACEHNHALPTTKHHHHHHNNHNQTPPPSNAVTSSVPSPETPPASITPSDSTEDGSEEPSPSPSSPLHMNPFGDPPHLEFVGDTLMLGNIGIEYNWISDLSFYTPALVGPKCDDTDVATFPMKEEDESLFGDLDELPECSLVFRHAQGSIDTCTTATPICGST, from the exons ATGGTTATGGATAATAGACATAGAATGAGTTCATATGTTTCTCATGAACAAGATGACCCTCAGAGCTCATCAGAGAATGGAGCGCCCGACTCTCCATTCTCCGGCGATGACTCTAGAGCCACCGCCACCGCACCTTCTCCGAAGAAAAG CAGGAGGAGCATACAAAAGAGAGTGGTATCAATTCCAATAGGAGATGTAGATGGATCAAGGAGCAAAGGTGAATCATATCCACCGTCTGATTCATGGGCTTGGAGAAAGTACGGTCAGAAACCCATCAAAGGCTCTCCTTATCCCAG GGGATATTATCGATGTAGTAGCTCCAAGGGTTGCCCTGCTAGAAAACAAGTAGAAAGGAGCCGTGTGGACCCCAAAATGCTGATAATCACCTATGCTTGTGAACACAATCATGCTCTACCAACTACCAaacaccaccatcaccaccacaacaaccacaATCAAACACCACCACCCAGCAACGCCGTCACGTCAAGTGTTCCCTCTCCCGAGACTCCACCTGCATCTATAACTCCGTCTGATTCCACCGAGGACGGTAGCGAGGAACCGTCTCCCTCTCCGTCGTCACCGTTGCACATGAATCCATTTGGTGATCCACCTCACTTAGAGTTCGTTGGTGATACTTTGATGTTAGGAAATATTGGGATTGAGTACAATTGGATATCTGATTTGTCATTCTACACGCCGGCTCTTGTGGGCCCCAAATGTGATGATACTGACGTGGCAACATTTCCAATGAAAGAGGAAGATGAGTCCTTATTTGGTGACTTGGATGAACTCCCTGAATGTTCTTTAGTTTTTCGCCATGCCCAAGGAAGCATCGACACGTGTACCACCGCCACTCCGATATGTGGTAGTACATGA